CGGGCTCGCCGGCCCGGTGCATGCCCAGGTGCGAGTGGGCGTCTATGAAGGCCGGGGTGACCACGCCCTCGGCGTCGGCCTTGGCTTTTTTGGTGGAGAGCTCGGTGACCTTGTCGCCTTCAACCGCCAGGTAGACGTTGTTGCGCTTGTGCAGCCCGTCGTACAGCGTGGTGGCGTGGATGATGATCGGCTTGGCCATAGTTCTATCTTTCTGAATATTTTAAGATTATTGCCGCCTCTGTGTCTTAGTGTCTCTGTGGCGAATAAGAATTAAGCCCCGAACTTGTCCAGCTTCAGCGCATTGGCCAGCATCAGCGGCATGGCCGAGGCCGACGGGAAACAGCCCAGGCTGCCCTTGGCGCAGTTCTGCTCGCTGAAAGCACTGAACCCCTCGGCCCGGACATAGGGAGAACAAAGCAGGAAGGGATTGGGGTGCCAGCTGTGTCCCTTCAGCCGGGCCGGGGTGGAGTGGTCCCCGGTGATCACCAGCACATCCGGGTTGAGCTTGGTCACCAGGGGCAGGGCGGCGTCCAGCTCCTCTATCACCTTGACCTTGGCCGCAAAGTTCCCGTCCTCGCCGTAGCTGTCGGTCTTCTTGATGTGAATGTAGAAGAAATCGAATTTGTCGTAGTTCCGATCCAGGGTCTTGAATTCCTCCTCGGTGGCCGGCCCGGTCTCCAGCTCGGTCATGCCCACCAGCTTGGCCAGCCCCTTGTACATGGGATAGGCGGCGATGGCCGCTGTCTTGATGCCAAAGCGGTCGTACATCGAGGGGATGTCGGGGTGCTTGGCGAAACCCCGCAAAAGAACCGTGTTGGCCGGGCTCTCGTTCTTTAAAACTTCGTTGGCCATGGCCACGAACTTGTCCACGATCAGCGCGGTGGGCTGGCCCTCGGAACACATGTAGCGGGAACGGTAGGCTTTCAATCCCTCGTGCTGGGGATCGGTGTCTGCCAGGTCGCCGCAAAGGTTGTTCCCCCGGAACAGCACCACGAAGCGGTGCTCCTTGCCGTGCTTGATGATCACCTCCGCGTTGTCTATCTTTTTTATGGCCGTCTGCAGTTTGGCGCACAGTTCCATGTTCTTCTCGGTGGGGATCCGCCCGGCCCGGCGGTCGGTGATGATCCCGTCGGAATTGACGGTGGCAAAGTTGGCCCGGGCCGCCACGTCCCTGGGCGTCATCTCCAGCCCGATGCCCAAAGCCTCCAGCACCCCCCGGCCGATCTGGTATTTAATGGGATCGTAGCCGAACAATGCCAGGTGGGCCGGGCCCGAGCCTGGTGTTATCCCCAGCGAGACCGGCACGGTCTGCCCCAGGCATGACCTGGCCGCCAGCGCGTCCATGTTTGGAGTGACAGCCGTCTCCAGTTCGGTCTTGCCGCCGGCTTCCATCGGCAGTCCGCCCAGGCCGTCGGCCACTATCAGGACTATCTTCTTGTCGTTGGGGACCAGCAGGGGCTTCAGCAGTTCATCGCTCAGCATAATAACCTCCTTCAGTTAAAATCCGGCTCCTCGGAGAAAACCAACGGGGGACTTTGACAGGGTTTACATGATTTCTTTATTTTAGGTTTGGTCCTGGGAAACAGGATTTTTTATTTTTGTATTGATCCCGGTAAATCATGTTATTCCTGTCTGTCCAAGCGGGTCACTCGCCGTCTTCGTTCATCCATTTGCGGGTGGCCACGTCGTTGACCCGGTTCTTCATCTTCTCCACCACATCATAAGAGACCTTGATGTTGTACTTGATGGAATCCAGGTCCTGGTCCCCGTGGGAATCCGAGCCGCCCGAGACCAGCATCCCTTTTTTGTCGGCCAGTTCCAGGTAATGCTTCACTTGGGCCGGGCTGTGCTTGCTATGCCAGACTTCCAGCCCGTCCATCCCCTGGACTACGAACTGGTCTATCAGGTCATCCCGGTTCTCTATTCCAGGATGCGCGAAAAAGGCCAGACCCCGCACGTAGTGGATCAGCTCGAAAGCGTCCTGGGGCGACATGAAATTCTTGGGAACATAGGCCGGGGCCCCGTTGCCCAGATAGCGGCTGAAGGCCTCGTCAGTAGACCCCACATAGCCTTCGTCCAGCAGGGCTCTGGCCACGTGGGGCCGGCCCACCGAACCGGAACCTGCGATCTCCAGTACATGCTTGATGTCTATCCGCACCCCGGCCACCGCCAGCTTTTCCACGATCTTCTGGGCCCGCTCTATCCGGGCCTGCTTGAAACGCAACACTTCCTTCTGAAAATCCGGATCCAGGTAATCTATGAAATAACCCAGGATATGGATCTCGGCTTCATTTATGGAGGTGGATAGCTCAACCCCCGGGATCACCTCTATGCCCAGCTTGGCGCCCAGGGTGGCGGCCGGACGTATGGATTCCCAGGCATCGTGGTCGGTGACGGCAATGGCCTTAAGCCCGCGCGACGAGGCATGCCGGATCAGGGACTCCGGAGTGAAGGTTCCGTCGGAAGCAACTGTGTGCAGATGCAGATCAACGTAAGGGTGATTGTTGGTCATACGGCTTAAAAGACAGGGGTCTTGGCTTTGGTGTCGGCGCCGGCGGCCTCGCTCTTCAGGCCCAGGTCGGCCACCACGGTTTCTATCAGGGTCTCGTCCACCGCCTGGGCTCCGGCCATGGCCGCCTCCAGCAGGGCGTTGTCGCAGATGGTGTTTATCAGCCTGGGTTTTCCATCGGAGTAAAAGTGGATGAACTCGTAGGCCGAGTCGGTGAACAGCTCCCGGGTGCAGCCCACCACTGAAAGCCGGTACTGGATGTAGCCCCGGGTGGATTCCGAGGTCAGCGGCTCCAGCTTGTGCTTGACCGCTATCCGCTCCCGCAAGGGCGGGTCCAAAGCCAGGCACTGCTCCAGGTCGGGCAGCCCGAACAGCAGGAAGGTTATCAGCATGCTGCCGTTGACCTCCATGTTCAGCAGGCCCCGCATCTCCTCCATGATCTCCTTGTTCTTGAGCATGTTGGCCTCGTCGATGATCACCACCGCCTTGCGGCCGTCGTTGTAGATCTTCATCAGCTGCTCGTAAAGCTGGCCCACCAGGGCGGCCTTGGAATCGGCCGGCTTCTCCACCCCCATCTGCAGCGCGATCTTGCTGATCAGCCAGCCCGGGGTGACCTCGGAATGTACGATCACCAGCAGGGCGGTCTCGTACTGGTCGTCCGGCAGGATCTCCAGCAGGCGGCGGGAGACGGTGGTCTTGCCGGTCCCGATGTCGCCCAGTACCACCGCCAATCCCTTCATCATCTCCGCCGCATGGTTAAGCTTAAGTATGGCACGGGAATGCTGGGGGCTGTCGTAGTAAAAGCGGTTGTCGGGAGCGTTGGAGAACGGCTGGTCCTTAAGACCGAACATTTGCTTGTAGTCCATTTATATTAACTCCTTGATAATTAACTTAGTATAGATTTTAAGTTTAACCTATAATTTGTTATTTTGCAAGATTAAAATTGCTTAAAATGCAATAAAAAAAGCGGCTGAAAAACAGCCGCTTTAAACCGGTAAAATTATAGAAAATTTGCTGAATTGTTATAAAAACATTTTATCAAAAAAGCCTCTTAATTTCCACCTCCCGGTAATAATGTCTTAAAATATTATTATAGCTCTTTCCCTCCCGGGCCATCCCGATGGCCCCCCACTGGCAAAGCCCCACCCCGTGCCCGTATCCGGAACCTTCCAGGGTCATGGAAGCGACGAAGCCTTCTTCATCCCGCTGCACCTTCAGCTCGAACCTGGTGCTCAAGACCGGGCTGGCTGAAAGTCCAAACCTGATCTTGTCCTTGTACAGCACAGTGTCCCCGCAAACGGCCGATACCTTCAGGGCCAGCACCCGGCCGGATCGGGATCTTTCCAGTATCTCCGCATTCCTGATCCTGGCCTGGGGTTGGCCGGGGAAAAGC
The sequence above is drawn from the candidate division TA06 bacterium genome and encodes:
- a CDS encoding 2,3-bisphosphoglycerate-independent phosphoglycerate mutase — its product is MLSDELLKPLLVPNDKKIVLIVADGLGGLPMEAGGKTELETAVTPNMDALAARSCLGQTVPVSLGITPGSGPAHLALFGYDPIKYQIGRGVLEALGIGLEMTPRDVAARANFATVNSDGIITDRRAGRIPTEKNMELCAKLQTAIKKIDNAEVIIKHGKEHRFVVLFRGNNLCGDLADTDPQHEGLKAYRSRYMCSEGQPTALIVDKFVAMANEVLKNESPANTVLLRGFAKHPDIPSMYDRFGIKTAAIAAYPMYKGLAKLVGMTELETGPATEEEFKTLDRNYDKFDFFYIHIKKTDSYGEDGNFAAKVKVIEELDAALPLVTKLNPDVLVITGDHSTPARLKGHSWHPNPFLLCSPYVRAEGFSAFSEQNCAKGSLGCFPSASAMPLMLANALKLDKFGA
- a CDS encoding PHP domain-containing protein encodes the protein MTNNHPYVDLHLHTVASDGTFTPESLIRHASSRGLKAIAVTDHDAWESIRPAATLGAKLGIEVIPGVELSTSINEAEIHILGYFIDYLDPDFQKEVLRFKQARIERAQKIVEKLAVAGVRIDIKHVLEIAGSGSVGRPHVARALLDEGYVGSTDEAFSRYLGNGAPAYVPKNFMSPQDAFELIHYVRGLAFFAHPGIENRDDLIDQFVVQGMDGLEVWHSKHSPAQVKHYLELADKKGMLVSGGSDSHGDQDLDSIKYNIKVSYDVVEKMKNRVNDVATRKWMNEDGE
- a CDS encoding AAA family ATPase, whose product is MDYKQMFGLKDQPFSNAPDNRFYYDSPQHSRAILKLNHAAEMMKGLAVVLGDIGTGKTTVSRRLLEILPDDQYETALLVIVHSEVTPGWLISKIALQMGVEKPADSKAALVGQLYEQLMKIYNDGRKAVVIIDEANMLKNKEIMEEMRGLLNMEVNGSMLITFLLFGLPDLEQCLALDPPLRERIAVKHKLEPLTSESTRGYIQYRLSVVGCTRELFTDSAYEFIHFYSDGKPRLINTICDNALLEAAMAGAQAVDETLIETVVADLGLKSEAAGADTKAKTPVF